Proteins co-encoded in one Flavobacterium sp. M31R6 genomic window:
- a CDS encoding carbonic anhydrase, translating to MDIKQIFENNKKWVVKQLEMDEHYFEKLSKGQTPEFLYIGCSDSRVSAEELMGLEPGEVFVHRNIANMVPNTDLNSMSVINYAVVQLKVNHIVVCGHYGCGGVLAAMQQSDLGILNPWLRNIRDVYRIHQKTLDAITNEEEKYKRLVELNVQEQCINVIKTAEVQKAFKERGLRVYGWIFDIHSGKLIDLNINFTEILKDITKIYKISN from the coding sequence ATGGATATCAAACAAATTTTTGAGAACAATAAAAAATGGGTTGTCAAACAACTCGAAATGGACGAACATTATTTTGAAAAACTCTCAAAAGGACAAACTCCTGAATTTCTCTATATTGGCTGTTCAGATAGCCGAGTTTCTGCCGAAGAGCTTATGGGATTAGAACCTGGAGAGGTTTTTGTGCATCGCAATATTGCCAATATGGTCCCCAATACAGATCTAAATTCCATGTCGGTTATCAATTATGCGGTAGTGCAATTAAAAGTTAATCACATTGTAGTATGTGGACACTATGGCTGTGGCGGTGTACTTGCTGCCATGCAACAATCCGATTTGGGAATTTTAAATCCCTGGCTGAGAAACATTAGGGACGTTTACCGAATCCATCAAAAAACACTTGATGCAATAACTAACGAAGAGGAAAAATACAAAAGACTGGTCGAGTTGAATGTCCAGGAACAATGTATCAATGTCATAAAAACTGCCGAAGTTCAAAAAGCATTCAAAGAAAGAGGTTTAAGAGTATATGGTTGGATTTTTGATATACACAGTGGTAAATTAATTGATCTGAACATCAACTTTACAGAAATATTAAAGGACATCACTAAAATTTACAAAATTTCGAACTAG
- a CDS encoding SDR family NAD(P)-dependent oxidoreductase translates to MMMEEIIEDRKTITLEEINQCIAILTQLNTDTDQIFEIPKEQRTALIKAAGQFSRPDRDEFAKRKKDGKALAKRKQEKKDRTARKETGIRSAREASIFVAPKFLASNDLASREQLELETPRKCYVCKTEFTKMHHFYDSMCPDCGDFNYAKRFQTADVKGQIAVITGSRLKIGYHITLMLLRGGATVVATTRFPVDSALRFSKEDDFMEWGHRLKIHGLDLRHIPSVEIFCNFIEQKYGRLDILINNAAQTVRRPAGFYTHLIENEECPIASLPQLAQDLLLDHANCLEELKVLTAGASSNQNMPVTWHGPEPGIGLRASAKLSQIPYSFDNALVTQEVFPEGELDADLQQVDLRKVNSWRLKLGQIETTEMIEVQLVNSVAPFVLCNRLSEVMKKDNTGKKHIINVSAMEGKFYRDFKEDRHPHTNMAKAALNMLTHTAAGTLAKDGIFMNAVDTGWVTDEDPAELAKRKQEEQDFQPPLDIVDGAARVMDPLFDGINTGKHWCGKFLKDYRPIAW, encoded by the coding sequence ATGATGATGGAGGAAATAATAGAGGACAGGAAGACAATAACATTGGAAGAAATAAATCAATGCATCGCTATTTTGACGCAATTGAATACGGATACCGATCAGATTTTTGAAATACCAAAAGAGCAACGAACCGCTTTAATCAAAGCAGCTGGGCAATTTTCACGTCCTGATAGAGATGAGTTTGCTAAAAGAAAAAAGGACGGAAAAGCATTGGCCAAACGCAAGCAGGAAAAGAAAGATAGAACGGCTCGTAAGGAAACCGGAATTCGTTCTGCCCGTGAAGCAAGTATTTTTGTGGCTCCAAAATTTTTGGCATCAAATGATTTAGCTTCTAGAGAACAGTTGGAACTTGAAACGCCTAGAAAATGTTATGTGTGCAAAACGGAGTTTACCAAAATGCACCATTTTTATGACTCAATGTGTCCCGATTGTGGCGATTTTAATTATGCCAAACGTTTTCAAACGGCTGATGTGAAAGGACAAATTGCAGTGATTACGGGTTCTCGCCTAAAAATTGGCTACCATATTACTTTGATGCTTTTGCGCGGTGGAGCGACTGTTGTTGCCACGACTCGCTTTCCAGTGGATTCGGCTTTGCGTTTTTCCAAGGAAGATGATTTTATGGAGTGGGGTCATCGATTGAAAATTCACGGATTAGATTTAAGACATATTCCGAGCGTGGAGATTTTTTGCAATTTCATAGAACAAAAATACGGGCGATTGGATATTCTGATCAACAATGCCGCACAAACCGTGAGAAGACCTGCAGGATTCTATACTCATTTAATAGAAAATGAGGAGTGTCCAATTGCTTCTTTGCCACAGCTAGCACAAGATTTATTATTGGATCATGCCAATTGTTTAGAAGAATTAAAAGTATTGACTGCAGGAGCTTCTTCGAATCAAAATATGCCGGTAACTTGGCACGGACCCGAACCTGGAATTGGTTTAAGGGCTTCTGCCAAATTATCACAAATTCCATATTCTTTTGATAATGCATTGGTCACACAAGAAGTTTTTCCCGAAGGGGAACTGGATGCTGATTTGCAACAAGTCGATTTGCGCAAAGTAAATAGTTGGCGATTGAAATTAGGTCAAATAGAAACTACTGAAATGATTGAAGTACAACTAGTGAATTCAGTTGCACCTTTTGTGTTGTGTAACCGTCTATCGGAAGTAATGAAGAAAGACAATACGGGCAAAAAACATATCATTAATGTTTCGGCTATGGAAGGGAAGTTTTATCGTGATTTCAAGGAAGACCGCCATCCACATACCAATATGGCCAAAGCCGCCTTGAATATGCTCACACACACTGCCGCAGGAACTCTTGCAAAAGACGGAATTTTTATGAATGCGGTAGATACTGGTTGGGTAACCGATGAAGATCCAGCTGAACTGGCCAAACGAAAACAGGAAGAACAGGATTTTCAACCACCATTGGATATTGTGGATGGAGCGGCTCGGGTTATGGATCCTTTATTTGACGGAATCAATACAGGAAAACACTGGTGCGGAAAATTCTTGAAAGATTATCGACCGATTGCTTGGTAA
- a CDS encoding acyltransferase, which yields MPKTSDTIRFYRPELDALRFFAFMCVFFFHFMDYVPVDQKTQPIFYTFCTAGAFGVPIFFLLSSFLIVELLLRELKKTDTIHIKSFYTRRILRIWPLYFAVFIGLIILGQFIPGVATNKVSAWLAFLFFYGNWYIFHFGWIGGPIDPLWSIAVEEQFYIAIPLLTKMGGRKLLTKVSIALLIVSYALCVYYAKLQYSGESGQWLNSFFQFQFFAGGALLAIFLKGRIPKWTILIRFILFIIALFCWFFAVYGFGVKSYDGHPTVSGAILGWLLVLGGSTLFFLTTLGTPQKFIPKSLVYLGRISFGLYIFHSLVFHLAFNNFKTYWEKSLLDLNFSSMTISVIGTILVFVFTVGMAGLSYRYFERPFLKLKERFAIINSRPE from the coding sequence ATGCCTAAAACATCCGATACTATCCGCTTCTATCGACCAGAACTCGATGCCTTAAGATTTTTCGCCTTTATGTGTGTTTTCTTTTTTCATTTTATGGACTATGTTCCTGTCGATCAAAAAACACAACCAATATTTTACACTTTTTGTACTGCTGGGGCATTTGGCGTTCCAATTTTTTTTCTTTTGAGTTCTTTTTTAATTGTGGAACTTTTGCTTCGGGAATTAAAAAAAACGGACACAATACATATAAAATCATTCTATACTCGCAGAATACTGCGCATTTGGCCACTCTATTTTGCGGTTTTTATTGGATTAATTATTCTTGGGCAATTCATACCTGGCGTGGCTACCAATAAAGTATCCGCCTGGTTGGCGTTTCTGTTTTTTTATGGAAACTGGTATATATTTCATTTTGGATGGATTGGCGGCCCAATAGATCCGCTTTGGAGCATTGCTGTAGAAGAACAGTTTTATATAGCTATTCCGTTATTAACGAAAATGGGAGGACGAAAACTGCTAACCAAAGTTAGTATTGCTTTACTAATAGTATCGTACGCCTTATGTGTTTATTATGCAAAATTGCAGTATAGCGGCGAAAGCGGACAATGGTTAAATAGTTTTTTCCAATTTCAATTTTTTGCTGGAGGAGCTTTGTTGGCAATTTTCCTTAAAGGACGAATTCCTAAATGGACAATATTAATTCGATTCATTCTTTTCATAATTGCTTTGTTTTGCTGGTTCTTTGCCGTTTATGGATTTGGTGTAAAAAGCTATGATGGGCATCCGACTGTTTCTGGGGCAATTCTTGGTTGGTTACTGGTTTTGGGAGGTTCAACTCTATTTTTCTTAACGACACTGGGTACACCTCAAAAATTTATTCCAAAGAGTTTAGTCTATTTAGGCCGTATTTCATTTGGGTTATATATATTTCATTCGCTCGTTTTTCATCTCGCTTTCAATAATTTTAAGACTTATTGGGAAAAATCACTTTTGGATTTGAATTTTTCTTCAATGACTATATCAGTAATCGGTACTATTCTCGTTTTTGTTTTTACAGTTGGTATGGCAGGTTTATCGTATCGCTATTTTGAGAGACCATTTTTAAAACTTAAGGAACGATTTGCAATAATAAATTCTCGTCCCGAGTGA
- a CDS encoding DUF2795 domain-containing protein produces MYWTLELASYLSDAPWPANKDELIDYAIRAGAPLEVVENLQSIEDEGEIYESMEEIWPDYPTDEDYLWNEDEY; encoded by the coding sequence ATGTATTGGACATTAGAATTAGCATCCTATCTAAGCGATGCACCGTGGCCTGCTAACAAAGACGAACTTATTGACTACGCTATTAGAGCAGGAGCTCCATTAGAAGTAGTAGAAAACCTTCAATCTATTGAGGATGAAGGCGAGATATATGAATCAATGGAAGAAATTTGGCCAGATTATCCTACGGACGAAGATTATCTTTGGAACGAGGATGAATATTAA
- a CDS encoding RimK family alpha-L-glutamate ligase, giving the protein MTIGLLTCEKLPDLTISDQQLIPELAKHNLIAKAVIWNDKKINWTDFDYLIFRNTWDYFEKETEFNLWLNQIEQLGIKTLNPIEIIKQNKHKFYLREMEKEGISILPTIFIDKTEHLILGEIIPKHWEKAVLKPAFSAGSYQTTVFDVSDIEKTNDEYTKIAQEKELLLQEFIPEIQTLGETSFIFFNKTFSHAVNKKPIDGDFRVQSQFGGRYTLIQPSQELIDKAQKVVNTFHHKLLYARVDGIVIGTELHLMEIECIEPDLYFNISEGALERFVSSIIELIK; this is encoded by the coding sequence ATGACAATTGGTTTACTTACCTGTGAAAAACTTCCTGATTTAACAATCTCAGATCAACAATTAATTCCAGAACTAGCCAAACACAACCTCATTGCTAAAGCGGTAATTTGGAATGACAAAAAAATCAATTGGACTGATTTTGATTATCTAATCTTTCGCAATACTTGGGATTATTTTGAGAAAGAAACCGAATTTAATTTGTGGCTCAACCAAATAGAACAATTGGGTATTAAAACGCTCAATCCAATTGAGATCATTAAACAAAACAAGCATAAATTTTATTTACGCGAAATGGAAAAGGAAGGAATTTCTATTCTTCCCACTATTTTCATTGACAAAACCGAACACCTAATTCTTGGCGAAATAATTCCAAAACATTGGGAAAAAGCAGTTTTAAAGCCGGCTTTTTCTGCAGGTTCCTATCAAACAACTGTTTTTGATGTATCAGATATTGAAAAAACTAATGACGAATACACAAAAATAGCTCAAGAAAAAGAATTGCTTTTACAGGAATTCATACCAGAAATCCAAACATTGGGAGAAACCTCTTTTATCTTTTTCAATAAAACATTCTCTCATGCCGTCAATAAAAAACCAATTGATGGTGATTTTAGAGTGCAATCCCAATTTGGAGGGAGATACACTTTAATACAACCAAGTCAAGAATTAATAGACAAAGCACAAAAAGTCGTAAATACTTTTCATCACAAATTATTATACGCCCGAGTTGATGGAATTGTAATTGGTACTGAATTGCATTTAATGGAAATAGAATGTATCGAACCTGATTTGTATTTCAACATCAGTGAAGGAGCACTAGAACGGTTTGTTTCTTCAATAATCGAATTAATAAAGTAA
- a CDS encoding ABC transporter ATP-binding protein, translating into MKNPLIKITNIKRDFVLGDEIVYVLKGIDLEINKGEYVALMGPSGSGKSTLMNLLGCLDTPTSGTYILNGKDVSHMKDDELAEIRNKEIGFVFQTFNLLPRTTALDNVALPMIYAGYSKTERNLRATEVLNQVNLGDRMDHQPNQLSGGQRQRVAIARALVNKPSIILADEPTGNLDSKTSLEIMKLFGDIHANGNTVILVTHEEEIAAYAHRVIRLRDGIIESDSVKEQYREETVYK; encoded by the coding sequence ATGAAAAATCCACTTATAAAAATTACCAACATCAAACGAGACTTTGTACTTGGAGACGAAATTGTATATGTATTAAAAGGTATTGATTTAGAAATTAATAAAGGAGAATATGTAGCCTTAATGGGGCCTTCGGGATCTGGTAAATCTACACTAATGAATTTATTAGGTTGTTTGGACACACCTACCTCCGGAACTTACATTCTAAACGGAAAAGATGTGAGTCACATGAAAGACGACGAATTGGCCGAAATTCGAAACAAAGAGATTGGTTTTGTTTTTCAAACGTTCAACCTTTTACCGAGAACAACTGCACTTGATAACGTGGCTTTACCCATGATTTATGCAGGCTATTCAAAAACAGAAAGGAATTTACGCGCGACCGAAGTACTGAATCAAGTAAATCTAGGCGACAGAATGGACCACCAACCCAATCAACTTTCAGGAGGGCAACGTCAACGTGTGGCAATCGCCAGAGCATTGGTCAACAAACCTTCTATTATTCTCGCCGATGAACCAACGGGAAATCTAGACAGTAAAACTTCTTTAGAAATAATGAAACTTTTTGGAGACATTCATGCCAATGGAAACACCGTAATCCTAGTAACTCACGAAGAAGAAATCGCTGCTTATGCTCATCGTGTTATTCGATTGAGAGACGGAATCATTGAGAGCGATAGTGTGAAAGAACAGTATCGCGAAGAAACAGTATATAAATAA
- a CDS encoding DHCW motif cupin fold protein has product MNIPFQTIDWDQIQTTEHKGTTGTAYWQTVLFDGLRIRKVVYSENYLADHWCQKGHIVHCLEGEFSSELENGEIYKLTQGMTYIVSDDLSSHRSITTKKVTLLIIDGAFLKPKE; this is encoded by the coding sequence ATGAATATACCATTTCAAACCATAGATTGGGATCAAATACAAACTACGGAGCACAAAGGAACGACTGGAACAGCCTATTGGCAAACAGTTCTATTTGATGGTCTTCGAATCCGTAAAGTAGTTTATTCTGAAAACTATTTGGCGGATCATTGGTGTCAAAAAGGCCATATTGTTCATTGTCTGGAAGGCGAATTCAGTAGCGAATTAGAAAATGGAGAAATTTATAAACTCACCCAAGGTATGACCTACATTGTTTCAGACGATTTGAGTTCGCATCGTTCTATAACAACAAAAAAAGTCACATTATTAATTATCGACGGTGCTTTTTTAAAACCAAAAGAGTGA
- a CDS encoding O-methyltransferase, translating into MLFQIKSYIKFLWHSKNEHAVHSPFVFSLLTNCFYNKKFKSEYVLLRQYRSELLQNKNTIEVTDFGAGSRVFKSNTRQIAQIAKTAGISTKRAQLLFRIVNYFKPSSILEIGTSLGLATSALSLGYPEAKITTLEGCPETAKQAQLQLQKFNFNNVECVVTEFKSYLEICNLKSVIYDLIYFDGNHSKKATIEYFELLLPTITNETVWIFDDIHWSAEMEEAWEIIKNNPKVTVSIDTFQWGLVFFRYEQPKQHFIIRT; encoded by the coding sequence ATGTTATTCCAAATCAAATCCTATATTAAATTTCTTTGGCATTCCAAAAACGAACACGCCGTTCATTCACCATTTGTATTTAGCTTATTGACCAACTGTTTTTATAACAAAAAATTCAAATCGGAATATGTTCTTTTACGACAGTACCGAAGCGAACTTCTGCAAAACAAAAACACCATTGAAGTTACTGATTTTGGAGCGGGTTCCCGTGTTTTTAAATCCAATACGAGACAGATTGCGCAGATTGCCAAAACAGCAGGGATTTCAACCAAACGAGCTCAATTATTGTTTCGGATTGTGAATTATTTTAAGCCATCCTCGATTTTAGAAATAGGAACATCTTTAGGATTAGCCACTTCTGCCCTATCTTTAGGATATCCAGAAGCAAAAATCACAACGCTAGAAGGTTGTCCGGAAACAGCAAAACAAGCTCAATTGCAATTGCAAAAATTCAATTTCAATAATGTAGAATGTGTCGTTACTGAATTTAAAAGCTACTTAGAAATCTGTAATCTAAAATCTGTAATCTATGATCTGATATACTTCGACGGCAACCATTCAAAAAAAGCTACCATAGAATATTTCGAATTACTATTACCTACGATAACCAACGAAACAGTATGGATATTCGATGATATTCACTGGTCAGCAGAAATGGAAGAAGCTTGGGAAATCATAAAAAATAATCCGAAAGTAACCGTAAGTATTGACACATTTCAATGGGGACTGGTTTTCTTCAGATACGAACAACCCAAACAGCATTTTATAATTAGAACTTAA
- the secA gene encoding preprotein translocase subunit SecA — protein MSFINSIIKIFVGDKSEKDVKALQPYLNKIKTFESALQSLSHDELRARTAFFKEKIKEARAEKDAKIAALKVEVEGIEDIDKREDIYLAIDALEKEAYDISEKTLMEILPEAFAVVKETARRFKDNSQIVVTATPKDRELSATKSYITLDGDNAIWANTWNAAGKEITWDMIHYDVQLIGGMVLHEGKVAEMQTGEGKTLVATLPLYLNALTGNGVHLVTVNDYLAKRDSTWKAPLFEFHGMTVDCIDNHQPSTEARKKAYEADITYGTNNEFGFDYLRDNMAHSPEDLVQRKHNYAIVDEVDSVLIDDARTPLIISGPVPQGDRHEFNELKPKIENLVALQRQLANGFLAEAKKLIKEGNTKDGGFLLLRAYRSLPKNKALIKFLSEEGIKQLLQKTENSYMQDNNREMPKVDEALYFVIEEKNNQVSLTDNGIKFLSGDTEENFFVLPDIGTEISIIEKKKLDKDAEAEEKERLFQDFGVKSERIHTLTQLLKAYSLFEKDVEYVIMDNKIMIVDEQTGRIMDGRRYSDGLHQAIEAKENVKIEAATQTFATITLQNYFRMYNKLGGMTGTAVTEAGELWEIYKLDVVEIPTNRPMARIDKEDFIYKTTREKFNAVIEDVTELSKAGRPVLIGTTSVEISELLSRMLKMRGVAHNVLNAKMHKQEAQIVEEAGKPGVVTIATNMAGRGTDIKLSPEVKAAGGLAIVGTERHDSRRVDRQLRGRAGRQGDVGSSQFYVSLEDNLMRLFGSERVAKVMDRMGLQEGEVIQHSMMTKSIERAQKKVEENNFGVRKRLLEYDDVMNAQREVVYKRRRHALFGERLKLDIANMLYDTCELIVDENKAKNSFKDFEFEIIRYFSFTSPVTQEDFSKLTEIEITGKLYKATLEFYTQKTERSAREAFPIIKNVYEDKNNHFERIVVPFTDGIKVFNVVTDLKKAYETGGAQLIADFEKNITLSIVDEAWKKHLRKMDELKQSVQLAVHEQKDPLLIYKLEAFNLFRGMLDNVNKDVISFLFKGDLPAQNAPVIEEARIERKVEDYKLSKDEIPNSESANQEAGQTQQRQVTETIVRDQPKINRNDTVTIQNVANGQTQEMKYKKAESLIASGAWVLVS, from the coding sequence ATGAGTTTCATAAACAGTATTATTAAAATCTTTGTTGGAGATAAATCTGAGAAAGATGTCAAAGCTTTACAACCGTATTTAAATAAAATAAAGACTTTTGAAAGTGCTTTGCAATCCTTGTCACATGACGAATTAAGAGCTAGAACAGCTTTTTTTAAAGAAAAAATAAAAGAAGCTCGTGCCGAAAAAGATGCCAAAATTGCCGCTCTTAAAGTGGAAGTAGAAGGTATTGAAGACATTGACAAACGCGAAGATATATATCTTGCTATTGATGCTCTTGAAAAAGAGGCTTACGATATATCTGAGAAAACACTAATGGAAATTCTTCCTGAAGCTTTTGCGGTTGTGAAAGAAACAGCAAGACGTTTCAAAGATAACTCACAAATAGTAGTTACCGCTACCCCAAAAGACAGAGAACTTTCTGCTACAAAAAGTTATATTACACTTGATGGTGATAACGCTATTTGGGCTAACACTTGGAATGCAGCCGGTAAAGAAATTACTTGGGACATGATTCACTATGACGTTCAATTAATTGGCGGAATGGTTTTGCACGAAGGTAAAGTTGCCGAAATGCAAACAGGGGAAGGTAAAACATTAGTGGCGACTTTGCCATTATACTTGAATGCCTTAACAGGAAACGGTGTGCATTTGGTAACTGTGAATGATTACTTGGCCAAACGTGATAGTACTTGGAAAGCACCTTTATTCGAATTCCACGGAATGACCGTTGATTGTATAGATAATCACCAACCAAGCACTGAAGCAAGAAAAAAAGCATATGAAGCCGACATTACTTATGGTACTAACAACGAATTTGGTTTTGACTACCTAAGAGATAATATGGCACATTCGCCAGAAGATTTGGTTCAAAGAAAACACAATTACGCTATTGTCGATGAGGTCGATTCTGTTTTAATTGATGATGCCCGTACTCCTCTTATCATTTCAGGACCAGTTCCTCAGGGAGACCGTCATGAATTCAATGAGTTGAAACCAAAAATTGAAAACTTGGTAGCGTTACAACGTCAATTGGCTAATGGTTTTCTTGCTGAAGCTAAAAAATTAATCAAAGAAGGAAATACCAAAGACGGTGGTTTCTTATTATTGAGGGCTTACAGAAGTTTACCTAAAAACAAAGCGTTGATCAAGTTTTTGAGTGAAGAAGGAATTAAACAATTGCTTCAAAAAACCGAAAACTCTTATATGCAAGACAACAATCGCGAAATGCCAAAAGTGGATGAAGCTTTGTATTTTGTAATTGAAGAAAAAAACAACCAAGTAAGTTTAACGGATAATGGTATCAAATTCCTTTCGGGAGATACTGAAGAGAACTTTTTTGTACTTCCAGACATTGGAACTGAAATTTCTATTATCGAAAAGAAAAAGTTAGATAAAGATGCCGAAGCAGAAGAAAAAGAAAGATTGTTCCAAGATTTTGGTGTAAAAAGTGAGCGTATTCACACTTTGACACAACTTTTGAAAGCATATAGTCTTTTTGAAAAAGATGTGGAATATGTAATCATGGACAACAAAATTATGATTGTCGATGAGCAAACAGGTCGTATCATGGATGGTCGTCGTTATTCTGACGGTTTACACCAAGCGATTGAAGCCAAAGAAAACGTAAAAATCGAAGCTGCTACACAAACATTTGCTACCATTACATTACAGAATTATTTCAGAATGTACAACAAATTGGGTGGTATGACTGGTACAGCTGTTACCGAAGCTGGTGAGTTATGGGAAATCTATAAACTGGATGTAGTGGAAATTCCAACCAACAGGCCAATGGCTCGTATAGACAAAGAAGATTTTATATACAAAACAACTCGTGAAAAATTCAATGCAGTTATTGAAGATGTAACAGAATTATCAAAAGCTGGAAGACCAGTTCTTATTGGTACCACTTCGGTTGAGATTTCAGAATTATTGAGCAGAATGTTGAAAATGCGTGGTGTAGCTCACAACGTATTGAATGCAAAAATGCACAAACAAGAAGCACAAATTGTTGAAGAAGCAGGAAAACCAGGAGTAGTGACTATTGCTACCAACATGGCTGGTCGTGGTACCGACATTAAATTATCTCCTGAAGTGAAAGCCGCTGGAGGTTTGGCAATTGTAGGTACAGAACGTCACGATTCTCGTCGTGTTGACCGTCAGTTACGTGGTCGTGCTGGTCGTCAAGGAGATGTGGGAAGTTCTCAATTTTATGTTTCTCTTGAAGATAACCTAATGCGTTTGTTTGGTTCTGAAAGAGTTGCCAAAGTAATGGACAGAATGGGATTGCAAGAAGGAGAAGTAATCCAACATTCGATGATGACAAAATCTATCGAACGTGCTCAGAAAAAAGTAGAAGAAAACAACTTTGGTGTTCGTAAACGTTTATTGGAATACGATGACGTAATGAATGCTCAACGTGAAGTAGTTTACAAACGTCGTCGTCACGCCTTGTTCGGTGAGCGCCTAAAATTGGATATCGCCAATATGCTTTATGATACTTGCGAACTAATTGTTGATGAAAACAAAGCTAAAAATAGTTTCAAAGATTTTGAATTTGAAATTATTCGTTATTTTTCATTTACATCACCAGTAACACAAGAGGATTTTTCCAAATTAACTGAAATTGAAATCACAGGTAAACTTTATAAAGCGACACTTGAATTTTATACTCAAAAAACAGAAAGAAGCGCTAGAGAAGCTTTCCCTATCATCAAGAATGTTTACGAGGACAAAAACAACCATTTTGAGCGCATTGTAGTTCCTTTTACAGATGGAATAAAAGTATTCAACGTTGTAACTGACTTAAAGAAAGCATACGAAACTGGAGGAGCTCAACTGATAGCCGATTTCGAAAAGAACATCACTTTATCTATTGTTGATGAAGCTTGGAAAAAACATTTACGTAAAATGGACGAATTGAAACAATCAGTTCAATTGGCAGTTCACGAACAAAAAGACCCATTGCTTATTTACAAATTAGAAGCGTTTAACTTGTTCCGCGGTATGCTTGATAATGTGAATAAAGATGTAATTTCGTTTTTATTCAAAGGTGATTTGCCTGCGCAAAATGCTCCTGTTATTGAAGAAGCAAGAATCGAGCGTAAGGTTGAAGATTACAAATTAAGCAAAGACGAAATTCCAAATAGTGAAAGTGCTAATCAAGAAGCTGGACAAACGCAACAAAGACAAGTAACTGAAACTATCGTTCGCGACCAACCAAAAATAAATCGTAACGATACGGTTACAATACAAAATGTAGCCAATGGTCAAACACAGGAAATGAAATACAAAAAAGCCGAAAGCTTAATAGCTAGCGGAGCTTGGGTTTTGGTTTCTTAA
- a CDS encoding FKBP-type peptidyl-prolyl cis-trans isomerase, which produces MKHLLSALVALTLFISCSSSNDKEENIDYVARNDKEITDYLAKNNLTAQKSESGLYYIIKEPGTGTQPSTTSNVTVAYKGYYTSGTIFDQSSDAGISFGLNQVIKGWTEGIPYFKTGGSGILLIPAHLAYGNYDYRGIPGGSILIFDVKLISVN; this is translated from the coding sequence TTGTGGCCTTAACTCTTTTTATTTCTTGTTCTTCTTCCAATGACAAAGAAGAAAACATTGATTATGTTGCCAGAAACGACAAAGAAATCACAGATTATCTGGCCAAAAATAATTTAACTGCACAAAAAAGCGAGTCTGGTCTTTATTATATAATTAAAGAACCCGGAACAGGAACACAACCTAGTACAACTTCAAATGTAACAGTAGCCTACAAAGGATATTACACCAGCGGAACTATATTTGATCAAAGTTCAGACGCAGGGATTTCTTTTGGTCTAAACCAAGTGATTAAAGGCTGGACAGAAGGCATTCCTTATTTCAAAACTGGAGGCAGCGGTATTCTTTTGATACCCGCACATTTAGCATACGGGAATTATGATTATCGAGGTATTCCCGGAGGTTCGATACTTATTTTTGACGTTAAATTAATTTCGGTAAATTAA
- a CDS encoding cob(I)yrinic acid a,c-diamide adenosyltransferase: MKVYTKTGDGGTTALFGGTRVPKDHARIESYGTIDELNSYIGLIRDQEINSHYKEILIEVQDRLFTIGAILATPPEKEVMKNGELRLKKLGITETDIELLENEIDTMEEALPPMTHFVLPGGHQTVSYCHITRCVCRRAERLAVHLSHNEPVAEIAIKYLNRLSDYLFVLARKLSLDLKADEVKWIPRK; this comes from the coding sequence ATGAAAGTATATACAAAAACCGGAGATGGTGGAACTACTGCTCTTTTTGGAGGAACCCGCGTACCAAAAGACCATGCCCGCATAGAAAGTTATGGAACTATAGACGAACTGAATTCCTATATTGGGCTTATTCGTGACCAGGAAATAAACAGTCACTACAAAGAAATCCTAATTGAAGTACAAGACCGCCTTTTTACCATAGGTGCAATTCTGGCAACTCCACCTGAGAAAGAGGTGATGAAAAATGGAGAACTTCGATTAAAAAAACTTGGAATAACGGAAACCGACATCGAATTATTGGAAAATGAAATAGACACTATGGAAGAAGCACTCCCACCAATGACTCATTTTGTTTTACCCGGCGGACACCAAACTGTGTCATATTGTCATATAACTAGATGTGTTTGTCGTCGCGCAGAGCGACTTGCCGTGCATTTAAGTCATAATGAACCAGTTGCCGAAATAGCCATTAAATACTTAAACCGACTTTCTGACTACCTTTTTGTATTGGCACGAAAGTTGTCTTTAGATTTGAAGGCTGATGAAGTGAAATGGATACCGAGGAAATAA